The following proteins come from a genomic window of Nymphalis io chromosome 6, ilAglIoxx1.1, whole genome shotgun sequence:
- the LOC126769232 gene encoding centrosomal protein of 290 kDa-like — protein MGKSKKKVKTKDRCTYTDSPAMSSASMSETIAYQEEVIKANKDVLEQLYAEIAELEGRKIEFNDKTLKQQDSDSSRNTLSEINEIAQLENEISKRNRHIRKLLADVKVLEEENTSLKNKLPVLKEKLKEATHLIKNLTQQLFSLSNNVTSLKEHLGKTEEEKANLFIEVENLKKDVNDKYLKYEKVEVDAKSKVEQLKNLLKSQTEEIARLSSENSQLKENLTLTYKDITSPKKTPHEEIKITELQEKLAEASDQIIKSADIIQALSKENKQLKRIIDDIADNSLSDHKNESDDGKEKNMIIKLKKKVKNLNDALKYSEDMINVRERELTEIAKQLQLLKSNEGINTLTEVIKKKKKDLKIKDEGIQSLVREVNNLNQLVSDLQLENETMRDKLQIPLNEQIETHGILKKFNDIENNNIELRKNIKQYENKLISLEIDNHEKNTIISNLKTMMNMAEFDKKINKNIEVTDNDGTGNPENIKINENRSKTSDMQAIIEENEGLRNGLTEILNLLKDNNSTSAGVLAMECPSLEAILNSLLARKSAGWFSPHMKTVLELKAALGSKDALLCALHESRKETFNIMTKLNTEEQKSSELEKTLQEIKNNLKEDNEDNVSSTTDVSIGEFGSWMIKTNFDNIDLKNENEVRNIVSKGNMWFENQFKQVIQYFHNKFATLFDKLTALTISTADDRNKWSFQEEQYKAEIENLKSQIDENDDNSSTHSPGLICMTQSNIVDRKYTFLEESYKQIRTLNENIKNEFLESKKEKLNEAYEYEKKIQNLIQSVINLSDKLRNSVPLKLFLKQNNILNELTLTHRHAREININKYIISEDLLKRLEKDKDEILENTLKAVKYTTKNKGSKSLEEIISNIDHSVHQKQLQQTCNELQNKNNEIEKLEKTILDLQNSQSEIINKTLRSEPREYVNFLKEQMQTLSEQNKVLKEQYQHIGNKLDNVLLELHAYKNKEVSNDKEINILRHQILDLQSDGDVKASMARISGEVLLAQMQSLENQNKIESLKLSLNREKEIRAEIEDILLNRQKVFDIYTLRYETNLRNMNEVIDILRQQYQGSLPLISVENFINKISDVQRKSDDIDHKLNEIEDLQSSLITKHSVYNQILDLSASKCSDNEDTCPHKIKNFITAETQKLEMEHHKRKIISFEQTHKELLKRCGLLERTLIILNQGFKVNDLSYQNGYHKKQKEHMGLEVEDIQSDDDSSSRRSRTQTLSHPKMDVKLFNESKSNTKETIHKICTQNLTQTNAKISQQTQTYFNETKLDVKSIQTEVDQSQIALNTLVDNLLSEKRQNDMLIEETNALAKQRLQETSRINNEKHEISTMLRNVTDLCQQKDESIKKLELIHESLKQEINYLQSNQVKEINKLNETVSEEKKALLIEIKKIENDKNDIIDEYIQLLNKEREDYTNSLKSLQNKLKDLQIKFDKRNTEAITSHDDVNKESSIKSTLKICNLEEKCFNLQSELDGYKTDFENQQGELERWKSLASERLTKMEQLSTQLKERHTHEVESYKAENQHWLTQLKETQREHIELRGRLTEQRTLHLKQVAEKDNHIEQLRSVINTLKTQILNMQTMLTINDPSFDLSAIVEVDEVSDGVSQQGSDGIELKFDSMVDFNEAQEDFAKLPYSSTAIWQEPLIERLRREKQLMGKQNAILRRQVKVLAARERRSRLDAQNLKNQVFRISTTGNKVPSAESAALQSKIASLQTQLTSARRDVNSNVALWDKWKRAQQSSERWQARYEEKCLEVKKLETSLNMNKSAVSRLEKEKRIILSRLGEERQEKHLAIEKQDTEGSEKTSSRSEQCQGPPTLSTRALLGRIEAQQRRIAALELAEKGNETLISEYEKSMAEITSLKGQVLKLESTLLEAEIRSPFKSTSDNQPELHYWRNYCDMLKEENMQLTLRVNSMDNTPTSAHQNRINDLEQTVLTLRGLVSKLQADQRSSSTSTQKRVDSRPGSSRSGTDKVRSHIETYRIEISNLKRSILEKDTLLEKSKDMLKVAAEREDKLLRENMFLRRRLDQLTEGKGGFMSA, from the exons atgggaaaatcgaaaaaaaaagttaaaactaaaGATAGATGTACCTATACAG ACTCTCCTGCAATGAGTTCTGCAAGCATGTCGGAAACAATCGCGTATCAAGAGGAAGTCATAAAGGCAAATAAGGACGTCCTGGAACAACTCTATGCAGAAATCGCTGAATTGGAAGGGcggaaaattgaatttaatgataaaactcTTAAGCAACAAGATAGTGATTCGAGTCGAAATACATTATCTGAAATTAATGAGATCGCGCAGTTAGaaaatgaaatatctaaaaGAAATAGACACATAAGGAAATTACTCGCCGACGTTAAA GTTTTGGAAGAAGAAAAtacttcattaaaaaataaattaccagTTTTAAAGGAAAAGTTAAAAGAAGCTACACATCTTATCAAAAATCTAACCCAACAGTTATTTAGTCTAAGCAATAACGTTACAAGTCTTAAAG AACATCTTGGTAAAACTGAAGAAGAAAAGGCCAACTTATTTATAGAAGTGGAAAACTTAAAAAAGGatgtaaatgataaatatttaaaatatgaaaaagtgGAGGTGGATGCTAAAAGTAAAGTAGAACAATTAAAG aatttactGAAGTCGCAAACAGAAGAAATCGCGCGTCTGTCAAGTGAAAATTCGCAATTGAAAGAAAATCTAACATTAACATATAAAGATATAACGTCTCCAAAA AAAACTCCCCATGAAGaaatcaaaataacagaattacAAGAAAAATTAGCAGAAGCTTCAGATCAAATAATAAAGTCTGCAGACATAATACAAGCATTATCGAAGGAAAATAAGCAATTGAAACGTATAATTGATGATATAGCTGATAATTCTCTATCTGACCACAAAAATGAAAGCGATGATGGAAAAGAAAAGAACATGATTATTAAGCTTAAGAAAAAAGTCAAAAATTTGAATGACGCTCTTAAATATTCTGAAGATATGATAAATGTAAGAGAAAGAGag ctAACCGAAATTGCTAagcaattacaattattaaaatcaaatgaagGTATAAATACGTTAACAGaagtaattaagaaaaaaaagaaagatttaaaaattaaagatgaaGGTATACAAAGTCTTGTGCGTGAAGTAAACAATTTAAATCAACTTGTTAGTGATCTTCAGCTAGAAAATGAAACAATGAG agaCAAACTGCAAATACCACTAAATGAACAGATCGAAACCCACGGGATTCTAAAAAAGTTTAATgacatagaaaataataatatagaactcaggaaaaacataaaacaatatgaaaataagcTTATTTCACTTGAGATAGATAACCACGAAAAAAATaccataatttcaaatttaaaaacaatgatgAATATGGcagaatttgataaaaaaataaataaaaatattgaagttaCTGATAATGATGGAACGGGAAA tccagaaaatattaaaataaatgaaaatagatCAAAGACATCAGATATGCAAGCGATTATTGAAGAAAATGAAGGACTTAGAAACGGGCTTACTGAAATTCTAAATTTGTTAAAAGATAATA ATAGTACCAGCGCGGGTGTCTTAGCGATGGAATGTCCAAGTTTAGAAGCTATTTTAAACTCATTGTTGGCACGGAAATCTGCAGGCTGGTTTTCACCACATATGAAAACAGTACTGGAATTAAAAGCAGCACTTGGTAGCAAAGATGCCTTATTGTGTGCTCTACATGAATCAAG AAAAGAAACTTTTAACATAATGACAAAATTGAACACGGAAGAACAAAAGTCATCGGAATTAGAAAAAACTTTACAAGAAATTAAGAACAATTTAAAGGAAGACAACGAAGACAATGTATCAAGTACAACTGACGTCAGTATTGGAGAATTTGGATCTTGGATGATAAAGACTAATTTCGACAATATCGACTTAAAGAATGAAAATGAAGTCCGAAATATAGTTTCTAAGGGAAACATGTGGTTTGAAAATCAATTTAAACAAGTGattcaatattttcataataaatttgcaACACTTTTTGATAAGCTTACTGCTTTAACGATAAGTACAGCTGATGATCGTAATAAATGGAGTTTTCAAGAAGAACAATATAAAGCagaaatagaaaatttaaaatccCAAATAGATGAAAACGATGACAATAGCAGCACCCATTCTCCTGGATTAATATGTATGACACAATCAAACATCGTAGACAGGAAGTATACATTTTTAGAGGAGtcatataaacaaataagaacactgaatgaaaatataaaaaatgaattctTAGAAAGCAAAAAGGAAAAATTGAATGAAGCTTATGAATACGAGAAaaagattcaaaatttaatacaatctgTTATAAATTTAAGTGATAAGTTACGCAATTCCGTaccattgaaattatttttgaaacaaaataatatattaaacgaattaaCCCTAACACATAGACATGCTagggaaataaatataaataaatacattatatcgGAGGATTTACTTAAACGCTTAGAAAAAGACAAAgatgaaatattagaaaatactCTCAAAGCAGTTAAATATACCACAA aaAATAAAGGAAGTAAAAGCTTAGaagaaattatatcaaatatagatCACTCTGTCCATCAAAAACAGCTGCAACAAACTTGCAATGAattgcaaaacaaaaataatgagaTAGAAAAATTAGAGAAGACAATATTGGACTTACAAAATTCCCAATcagaaataat aaataaaacattacgtTCAGAACCACGTGAATACGTAAATTTTCTTAAGGAACAAATGCAAACATTGAGTGAACAAAACAAAGTACTTAAAGAACAATATCAGCATATTGGAAATAAACTAGATAATGTACTGTTAGAG cttcatgcatacaaaaataaagaagtaagcaatgataaagaaataaatatattaaggcaTCAAATTCTAGATCTACAATCTGATGGAGACGTTAAAGCTTCAATGGCAag AATAAGCGGTGAAGTTTTATTAGCACAAATGCAAAGTTtagaaaatcaaaacaaaattgaatCTCTTAAGCTATCTTTAAATCGAGAGAAAGAAATAAGAGCTGAAATCGAAGACATTTTATTGAACCGTCAAAAGGTGTTCGATATATATACCCTTCGATACGAAACAAATTTAAG gaaTATGAATGAAGTAATTGATATATTAAGACAACAATATCAAGGGAGCTTACCACTTATTTCTgttgaaaactttattaataaaatatcagacGTTCAACGCAAATCCGATGACATTGATCATAAACTTAACGAAATAGAAGATTTACAATCGtctttaataacaaaacatagtgtttataatcaaattttagATTTGTCTGCATCAAAATGTTCGGATAATGAAGACACTTGtccacataaaataaaaaactttattaca GCAGAAACTCAAAAACTTGAAATGGAACAtcacaaaagaaaaattatatcatttgaaCAAACACATAAAGAACTATTAAAGCGATGTGGTCTTCTAGAAAGAACATTGATCATTCTTAATCAAGGATTTAAAGTAAATGATCTTTCATATCAAAATGGAtatcataaaaaacaaaaggaGCATATGGGCTTAGAAGTAGAAGATATTCAATCGGACGATGACTCGAGTAGTAGAA GAAGTCGTACCCAAACTTTGTCTCACCCTAAAATGGATGTTAAGCTTTTTAACGAAAGTAAAAGTAACACAAAAGaaacaattcataaaatatgtacGCAAAACTTAACGCAGACCAATGCAAAAATAAGCCAACAAACACAAACTTATTTCAATGAGACGAAATTAGATGTGAAGTCAATACAAACGGAAGTTGATCAAAGCCAAATTGCATTAAATACACTTGTGGACAATCTTTTGTCAGAGAAAAGGCAAAATGATATGCTTATTGAAGAAACTAATGCATTAGCTAAACAACGATTACAGGAAACATCGCGTATAAATAACGAAAAACATGAAATAAGTACAATGCTTAGAAATGTAACGGATTTATGTCAACAAAAAGACGAATCAATTAAAAAGTTGGAACTGATCCACGAATCtttaaaacaagaaataaattacctACAATCGAATCAAGTTaaggaaataaacaaattaaatgaaacagTAAGTGAAGAAAAAAAGGCtcttttaatagaaattaagaaaatagaaaATGACAAAAACGACATAATAGATGAATACATACAGCTATTGAACAAGGAAAGAGAGGACTACACAAACTCTTTGAAAAGCttacaaaataaactaaaagatttacaaataaaatttgataa GAGAAACACTGAAGCAATCACATCCCACGATGATGTTAATAAAGAGTCAAGCATTAAATCGACGTTAAAAATTTGCAATTTagaagaaaaatgttttaatctaCAAAGTGAATTAGATGGATACAAAACAGATTT tGAAAATCAGCAAGGCGAATTAGAACGGTGGAAGAGCTTGGCATCTGAAAGACTTACTAAAATGGAACAACTTAGTACACAATTAAAGGAAAGACATACCCATGAA gtAGAATCGTATAAAGCAGAAAATCAACATTGGCTAACACAATTAAAGGAGACGCAACGCGAACACATAGAATTACGAGGCCGTTTAACTGAACAAAGGACTTTGCATCTAAAGCAGGTGGCCGAGAAAGACAACCACATTGAACAGCTCCGTTCAGTTATAAACACTCTCAAG acacaaattttaaatatgcaaaCAATGCTCACCATAAATGATCCCAGCTTCGATCTCTCTGCTATCGTAGAGGTTGATGAAGTTAGCGATGGAGTATCACAACAAGGATCGGATGGAATAGAATTAAAGTTTGATTCAATGGTCGACTTTAACGAAGCACAAGAAGATTTTGCAAAGTTGCCTTATAGCTCTACTGCTATATG GCAAGAACCATTAATAGAGCGTTTGCGAAGAGAGAAGCAGTTAATGGGTAAACAGAACGCAATATTACGAAGACAGGTCAAAGTTCTAGCAGCAAGAGAACGGAGGTCACGATTGGATGCACAGAATCTAAAAAATCAAGTATTCCGCAT caGCACCACCGGTAACAAAGTCCCATCAGCAGAATCAGCAGCATTGCAAAGTAAGATCGCGTCATTGCAGACTCAACTCACGAGCGCGCGTCGCGACGTAAATTCTAACGTCGCGCTCTGGGATAAGTGGAAAAg agCGCAACAGTCGTCAGAGCGATGGCAGGCACGATATGAAGAAAAATGTCTAGAAGTTAAGAAGCTAGAAACGAGtctaaatatgaataaatcagCCGTGAGCAGATTAGAAAAGGAAAAGCGTATTATTCTGTCAAGACTTGGAGAAGAAAGAC agGAAAAACATTTAGCAATAGAAAAACAAGATACGGAAGGGTCAGAGAAAACCTCGTCTAGGAGCGAACAATGCCAAGGACCTCCAACGTTATCTACCCGTGCATTGCTTGGCAGGATAGAGGCACAGCAACGGAGGATCGCTGCGCTCGAACTCGCTGAAAAG GGCAATGAAACTTTAATCTCAGAATACGAAAAGTCTATGGCAGAAATAACATCCCTCAAAGGACAAGTATTGAAACTCGAATCAACACTTCTTGAGGCTGAAATTCGTTCACCGTTTAAATCTACGTCGGATAACCAACCAGAGTTACATTACTGGAGGAA ttACTGCGATAtgttaaaagaagaaaatatgCAATTGACCTTGAGAGTGAACTCTATGGATAATACACCTACTTCCGCTCATCAGAATCGCATCAATGACTTGGAACAGACTGTCCTTACACTAAgag GACTTGTAAGTAAATTACAAGCAGACCAAAGGTCTTCATCTACGAGTACTCAAAAACGAGTTGACTCTAGACCTGGTAGCAGTCGAAGCGGGACTGATAAG GTTCGAAGTCATATAGAAACATATCGTATCGAAATATCAAATCTCAAACGAAGCATCTTAGAAAAAGACACACTTTTAGAGAAATCAAAAGACATGCTAAAGGTTGCCGCTGAAAGAGAAGATAAATTATTGAGAgag aaCATGTTTCTTCGCCGTCGTTTAGATCAACTAACGGAAGGTAAAGGAGGTTTCATGTCGGCGTAA